The following DNA comes from Scomber scombrus chromosome 7, fScoSco1.1, whole genome shotgun sequence.
ttaaatttataGAAAAACTTCTTTGATcctatttcatatttgaaaatCAAGAGCACATTATTCACTAGAAACCAGGTATCGCTGGAGAAAAGGTGGAAGAGGCAGTTTGTCAGTCTGATTCTGCCTCTGTTGCCCTAAAACCTGACGAATGGAGAGTCCACATAAAGCCATCAGGGCAGGAGGATCACctgagaaggagaaagaaaaactgcattaaagtttgtgtttttatgagacCCAAGTTACAGTTTCCATCCTCACTGTCACTGCTGTTCTAACTGAGGCAGATTTGTTGTAAAAACATTACACTCACGCGTGGCGCCGTTCAGGTATCGTAGTCGTATGGTGGCGCCTCCTCTCACACTGCTCACCGCTGGGAACAGCTCCACCCCACGGGGAAGGTCTTTAAAAGCTACGCCGAGGAAGCTGCTATCGACAACAAATCCCAGAGTCCCTGCGTCAGCGTCCAGGACCAGCAGGACACGTTCAGGGATGGGTAGAGGTGTCTTTGCCCCCTTTGTGTCTGTCAGGATATGTGGTGAAGTTAAAGACCCATAATCTTCTATAGTCTCAGTGCAGCACCTCCTCTTTCCAGGATACAGTTTCAGACTCTGTCCATCGTGCCAAAGCTGATTGGTTTTAAGTTCCCAGCCCCAGGACTGCGAGTCTCCGCCCACCAGCACCTTGTACCCCGAGGCCTGCAGAGGACAGTTCTGCCTGGAAATACCCACGACGGCGTgacttcctctgtgatcagggCTCCACACCACCTCCCAGACGTGAAGCCCACTCTTCACCCCCTTCTCCGCCCTCACCCCATCGCTGCTCCGCTCGACAGGTGAACGTGTCACTTCATGTTTGCAGGCAGAGAGCGGGAGATGAGGGGAGCGGTTTTCTGAGCTCCAGTGTGAGCGACTGTCTCCAGGAGAAACTGGGGAGGAGTTCAGAATGACCATGAGGCGAGAGGATGCCGGGACAGCCCGTGAACAGAACGCtgatggagaggaaggagggcTGTCAGCTGATCTGCTGTACAGCCAGACAGACAGCGAGACACCCATCGGTAGAAGCGAGATGAGCACAGGACGCACACGGGCAGGGTCACCAACGCCTCTGTCAGGTGTCGTCAGAAGGAAActgaggagaagaaagacaataaaactctaattaacacaaaaaatatatacaatgaATACCTTTGTACCAAATTAAATATCTAGGTTAAGTAGCTAATTCAATAAGGGGTTATTTATGGAAAacgaaaaaatacaaaaattgcTCAATTTTGCTGGAATTGGTGCAAAAATGATCAATGAGATGTTCACCTGGTAGAAGTGACAGTCTCCTATTTtcaatataaaagtaaaaatgtcgACTATTAAGGCAAAATGTCCTAAATTTCATATTGTAAGATATACTAAAGGTTAATGATTACTGGTGCATGTAAACAGCATTGTAGTGTAATTGATCGCGGTGGAGTTAA
Coding sequences within:
- the si:ch1073-228j22.2 gene encoding SPRY domain-containing SOCS box protein 2, with translation MGVSLSVWLYSRSADSPPSSPSAFCSRAVPASSRLMVILNSSPVSPGDSRSHWSSENRSPHLPLSACKHEVTRSPVERSSDGVRAEKGVKSGLHVWEVVWSPDHRGSHAVVGISRQNCPLQASGYKVLVGGDSQSWGWELKTNQLWHDGQSLKLYPGKRRCCTETIEDYGSLTSPHILTDTKGAKTPLPIPERVLLVLDADAGTLGFVVDSSFLGVAFKDLPRGVELFPAVSSVRGGATIRLRYLNGATRDPPALMALCGLSIRQVLGQQRQNQTDKLPLPPFLQRYLVSSE